From Sphingomonas sp. PAMC26645:
GCCGGCGAGCATCTGGCCGGTCTGGTTGTTGTCGTCGTCGATCGCCTGCTTGCCGAGGATCACGAGGTCGGGCTTTTCCTCCTCGACGATCTTGGCGAGAATCTTGGCCACGCCCAGCGGCTCGACCTTGGTCTCGCTGACGACGAGGATCGCACGGTCGGCACCCATCGCGAGCGCGGTGCGCAGCGTTTCCTGCGACTTCTGCTCGCCGATCGAGACGACGACGATCTCCGTTACGCCCTTGTCCTTGAGGCGGATGGCTTCTTCGACCGCGATCTCGTCGAACGGGTTCATGCTCATCTTGACGTTCGCCAGATCGACGCCCGTTCCGTCCGCCTTCACACGGGGCTTCACGTTGTAGTCAAGCACGCGCTTGACCGGCACCAGCACCTTCATCGGGGTTCCTTCCAAGGTGAAATCATTCGTTTCGCCAACTGGCGTTGGCGCGACAGATGGCCGTTTCGAGCCGTTTTCGCAAGTCCGGTATGGAAACATCGCTATGCCGTAGCGTCACGGCGAGATGCCGATCGGACCACCTGCCGGATAGTGTACGACATCAACGAAAAAGGGCCCGGACGTTTCCGCCCGAGCCCTGTTTTTCGCAGAATCAGTATGCGCGGTCAGTCGCGATTACGCTGCGACCTTCTGCACCTCTGCGACGATCTTCTTGGCCGCATCGCCGAGGTCGTTCGCGGGGACGATCGCGAGGCCGGAGTTCGCGAGGATCTCCTTGCCCTTCTCGACATTCGTGCCCTCGAGGCGGACAACGAGCGGCACCGAAAGGTTCACTTCTTTCGCCGCGGCGACGATGCCGTCGGCGATGATGTCGCACTTCATGATGCCGCCGAAGATGTTGACGAGGATGCCCTTCACGTTCGGATCCGCGAGGATGATCTTGAACGCCGCCGTCACCTTCTCCTTGTTGGCGCCGCCGCCGACGTCGAGGAAATTGGCCGGGAACATGCCGTTGAGCTTGATGATGTCCATCGTCGCCATCGCGAGGCCGGCGCCGTTGACCATGCAGCCGATGTCGCCATCGAGCTTGATATAGGCGAGGTCGTACTTCGACGCCTCGAGCTCGGCGGGATCTTCCTCGGTCTCGTCGCGCAGCTCGAGCAGGTCCTTGTGGCGGAACAGCGCGTTGCCGTCGAACGCGACCTTCGCGTCGAGCACCATCAGCTTGCCGTCGTTGGTGACCGCGAGCGGGTTGATCTCGATCTGCTCGGCATCGGTGCCCATGAACGCGTCATACAGCTTCGACGCAGTGTTCGCGGCCTGCTTGGCGAGATCGCCGGTGAGCTTCAACGCAGCAGCGACGGCGCGGCCGTGATGCGGCATGAAGCCGGTTGCCTGGTCGATGTCGATCGACTGGATCTTCTCGGGCGTGTCATGCGCGACCGCTTCGATGTCCATGCCGCCTTCGGTCGAGACGACCATCATCACCCGGCCGGTGGTGCGGTTGAGCGTCAGCGCGAGGTAGAATTCCTTGTCGATGTCGACGCCGTCGGTGACGTACAGGCGATTGACCTGCTTGCCCGCGTCACCCGTCTGGATCGTGACGAGCGTGTTGCCGAGCATGTCGGTCGCCGCGGCGCGAACCTCGTCCTCGGTCTTGGCGAGGCGGACGCCGCCCTTGGCATCAGGGCCCAATTCGACGAACTTGCCCTTGCCGCGGCCGCCGGCGTGGATCTGCGCCTTGACGACATAGAGCGGTCCGGGAAGCTTCTTCGAGGCCTCGACGGCCTCCTCGACGGTCAGTGCCGCGAAACCGGCAGGCACGGGGACGCCGAACTTGGCCAGCAGTTCCTTGGCCTGGTATTCATGGATGTTCATCGGGAAGGCTCCACGCAATTTTTAGGAAACTCGGGAATTGGTTGGGCGTAAAGCACAGGGCGCGCGGCAAATCCACCCTTAAGGCATTTGCAGTTGCGTGTCGTTATCAATAGATCGATTTAATGGCTGCGGGCCTCCTGATCCAAGGCAATTCCTTTTGCGCCGCGCTCCGCCGCCTCTACAGCAGGACCATGGCGATCCGACTCCGCATCATTGCGTTCCGAACCCACTTTGCCGGTGCCAATGGTGCATCCGCTCAGCCACGCGCGGCCAAACCTCAAGCGGCCGAATCGTAAGGCGTTTGGAGATTAGTAACCACTTGGGGAGCAGTGTTCCGGACATGACACAGCCCGTCCCCATCCCCCCCGCCGAACCGAAAGGCGAGGAGCTCCGTCAGGCGCTACGCAAGGCCGTCAAGATGCGCGCGCATTTGCGCGATCGGGGCCAGACGCGATTCGAGATCGAGGTGACGGATTTGTCGCTCTCGGGATTTCGTGCGGAGACGAGCTTTACGTTGTGGCCGGGAACTGTGGTGTGGCTGACTCTGCCTGGGTTGGCGGCGCTCGAGGCGGTGGTCGCGTGGCGCGACAAGTTCAAATATGGCTGCGCGTTCGCCAAGCCGCTGCATCCGGCGGTGTTCGAGCATATTGTGGCACTGAGCCAGCGATAGGCGCGGCTATACGCCCGCGCCGATGCGCGAGCGTAGCGATGCGCAATCGCAGGCTCGGCCGGTGGGTCGCCCAAGCGAACCCATCCGACGGCGGCTTTGCCGACGGTAACTTGCCTTAATGTGTTCTCCCGCGAAGGCGGGAGCGCAGCCTGGATCCCCGCCTTCGCGGGGAAACAAACTATCTTCTCAATCAAACAGACTCGACACGCTAGTCTCATCTGCAATCCGCTTGATCGCTTCACCCAGCAACGGTGCGATCTGGAGATGGCGGATCTTACCGTGGGCGTCCTTGATCACTTCGTGATTCCCGATCGAATCGGTGATCACCAGCTCGCGCAGTTCGGAGCCCTCGACTCGGGCCACTGCACCGCCCGACAGCACGCCGTGCGTGACATAGGCGACGACGTCTTCGGCGCCGGCTTCCTTCAATGCCGCCGCCGCGTTGCACAGCGTCCCGGCCGAATCGACGATGTCGTCGACTAGGATGCAGAACCGCCCCTCGACTTCGCCGATGATGTTCATCACCTCCGATTCGCCCGCGCGCTCGCGTCGCTTGTCGACGATCGCGAGCGGAGCGTTGTCGAGTCGCTTGGCGAGCACGCGTGCACGGACGACGCCGCCGACGTCCGGCGACACGACCATCAGGTTCTTGCCCTTGAACCGTGCCAGAATGTCCGCCGACATCACCGGCGCCGCGTAGAGATTGTCGGTGGGGATATCGAAGAAACCCTGGATCTGCCCGGCATGCAGGTCGACCGACAGCACGCGGTTAGCGCCCGCGACGGTGATCAGGTTCGCGACCAGCTTGGCGGAGATCGGCGTGCGCGGCCCTGGCTTCCGGTCCTGTCGCGCGTACCCCATGTACGGGATCACCGCGGTGATGCGCCGCGCCGACGCGCGCTTGAGCGCGTCGATCATGATCAGCAATTCCATGAGGTTGTCGTTGGCGGGGTAGCCGGTCGACTGGATCACGAACACATCCTCGCCGCGGACGTTCTCGTTGATCTCGACGAAGACCTCCTCGTCCGCAAACCGCCGCACGCTAACGTCGGTCAGCGGGATCTCGAGATAGGCGGAGATTTCCTGCGCCAGCGGCAGGTTCGAATTGCCGGTCATCAGTTTCATGAAGCTATTTCCCGCTCGATATTCCGCACCCCTTAGGCGCAGCTTCCCGTTGGTGGAAGGGTTTGCCCGCCGCCGCGCCGCTCCGTACAGCGGCGGGATGACCGTGATCACCCGTTTCGCCCCCTCGCCCACCGGCCGGCTGCATGTCGGCAACATCCGCACCGCGCTCCACAACTGGATGTTCGCGCGCGCCAATGGCGGGAAGTTCGTGTTGCGGATCGACGATACCGATCCCGAACGTAGCGAAGAGCGCTTCGTCGACGCGATCCGTGCCGATCTCGACTGGCTCGGGATGACGCCGGATGCGGAAGAGCGGCAGTCGGCGCGGTTCGCTCTGTACGAGGCGCGGTTCGCGGCACTGGTCGCGAGCGGGCACGTGTATCCGGCGTACGAGACCACGCAGGAGCTCGACCTGAAGCGGAAGATTCAGGCTGGGCGCGGGTTGCCGCCGATCTATGATCGCGCTGCGCTGGCGTTGGATGACGATGCGCGGGCGAAGTTGGAGGCGGACGGGGTGCAGCCGCATTGGCGGTTCAAGCTCGATCACGACTCGGCGATCGCGTGGGACGACCTGATCCGCGGCGTGGCGCATTTCGAGGCGAAGACGATGAGCGATCCGGTAATCCGCCGCGCAGACGGATCGTGGCTGTATATGCTGCCGTCGGCGATCGACGATGCCGAGATGGGGGTGACGCATGTCGTGCGGGGCGAGGACCATGTGTCGAACACCGCGCTCCAGTTGCAGATGTTCGCGGGGCTCGGCGTGACGCCGCCCCGGTTTGCGCATGAGGCATTGCTGACTGGCGCGGAGGGCAAGCTGTCGAAGCGGTTCGGCTCGCTCGGCGTCGATCATTTCCGCGAGGTCGGGATCGAGCCGCAGGCGGTGCGCGCGCTGCTCGCGCGGATCGGGACGAGCGACCCGGTCGAGCCGATCGCCGATGCCGCGCCGCTGATCGCAGGGTTCGACTTTGCGCGGTTCGGGCGGGCACCGGCGCGGTTCGACGAGGCGGAACTGGCGGCGCTGAACGCACGGATACTGCATGCGCTGCCGTATGAGGCGGTGGCTGAGCGGTTGCCCGAGGGCATGGACGTGGCGGCGTGGGAGGCGGTGCGGCCGAACCTCGTGACGCTGGCGGATACGGCGGACTGGTGGGGTGTGATCGAGGGGCCGGTTGCGGTCGAGGGCGATATCGACGCGGCGTATCTCGACCAGGCGCTGGTGGCGGCTGGGGAGATCGATTGGTCGAGCGATCCTTGGCACGCGCTGACGGCTCGGTTGAAGGCGGAGACGGGGCGCAAGGGTAAGGCGTTGTTCCTGCCGCTGCGGCGCGCGCTGACGGGGCGTGATCATGGGCCGGATATGGCGGCGTTGCTGCCGCTGATCGGGCGGGAGCGGGCTTTGGAGCGGTTGGCCGCGCGCTGATCTCGCGTCCTGAAGGTCGTTCGGCTCTCGAAAAGCATGTTCTCCCGCGAAGGCGGGAGCCCAGACTGGACTCCCGCCTTCGCGGGAGAACAAGGAAGGGCGGGCTACCGTCGATCCGATCGCAACGGACTATAACTTTGCCGGGCGTCACTTTGCCCGTGATCGAAAAAGCACCGCCCCCCCCCCACAAAGCACCACCCCGGCGGAGGCCGGGGCCCAGCTGGAAAGGTCGCGGTAGCGTAGCGCCTGCTTCAGTTAGCGACGTCCCCCAACTGGGCCCCGGCCTACGCCGGGGTGGTGGCGGTGGAGCTGAGATCGCTGCAAAACTGGTCCGATTTTGTGCGTCGAACCATTCCGCCTGGCCAAGCAAACTGCGATCGTATCCGGCGCTTACGAGA
This genomic window contains:
- a CDS encoding electron transfer flavoprotein subunit beta/FixA family protein: MKVLVPVKRVLDYNVKPRVKADGTGVDLANVKMSMNPFDEIAVEEAIRLKDKGVTEIVVVSIGEQKSQETLRTALAMGADRAILVVSETKVEPLGVAKILAKIVEEEKPDLVILGKQAIDDDNNQTGQMLAGLLNWGQGTFASKVEIADGSVNVTREVDGGAETDTLKLPAIITTDLRLNEPRYASLPNIMKAKSKPMTQKTPADFGVDVTPRLTTLKVVEPAKRSAGIKVADVDALVGKLKEMGVAK
- a CDS encoding PilZ domain-containing protein, encoding MTQPVPIPPAEPKGEELRQALRKAVKMRAHLRDRGQTRFEIEVTDLSLSGFRAETSFTLWPGTVVWLTLPGLAALEAVVAWRDKFKYGCAFAKPLHPAVFEHIVALSQR
- the gltX gene encoding glutamate--tRNA ligase, whose amino-acid sequence is MTVITRFAPSPTGRLHVGNIRTALHNWMFARANGGKFVLRIDDTDPERSEERFVDAIRADLDWLGMTPDAEERQSARFALYEARFAALVASGHVYPAYETTQELDLKRKIQAGRGLPPIYDRAALALDDDARAKLEADGVQPHWRFKLDHDSAIAWDDLIRGVAHFEAKTMSDPVIRRADGSWLYMLPSAIDDAEMGVTHVVRGEDHVSNTALQLQMFAGLGVTPPRFAHEALLTGAEGKLSKRFGSLGVDHFREVGIEPQAVRALLARIGTSDPVEPIADAAPLIAGFDFARFGRAPARFDEAELAALNARILHALPYEAVAERLPEGMDVAAWEAVRPNLVTLADTADWWGVIEGPVAVEGDIDAAYLDQALVAAGEIDWSSDPWHALTARLKAETGRKGKALFLPLRRALTGRDHGPDMAALLPLIGRERALERLAAR
- the sucC gene encoding ADP-forming succinate--CoA ligase subunit beta — encoded protein: MNIHEYQAKELLAKFGVPVPAGFAALTVEEAVEASKKLPGPLYVVKAQIHAGGRGKGKFVELGPDAKGGVRLAKTEDEVRAAATDMLGNTLVTIQTGDAGKQVNRLYVTDGVDIDKEFYLALTLNRTTGRVMMVVSTEGGMDIEAVAHDTPEKIQSIDIDQATGFMPHHGRAVAAALKLTGDLAKQAANTASKLYDAFMGTDAEQIEINPLAVTNDGKLMVLDAKVAFDGNALFRHKDLLELRDETEEDPAELEASKYDLAYIKLDGDIGCMVNGAGLAMATMDIIKLNGMFPANFLDVGGGANKEKVTAAFKIILADPNVKGILVNIFGGIMKCDIIADGIVAAAKEVNLSVPLVVRLEGTNVEKGKEILANSGLAIVPANDLGDAAKKIVAEVQKVAA
- a CDS encoding ribose-phosphate pyrophosphokinase; protein product: MKLMTGNSNLPLAQEISAYLEIPLTDVSVRRFADEEVFVEINENVRGEDVFVIQSTGYPANDNLMELLIMIDALKRASARRITAVIPYMGYARQDRKPGPRTPISAKLVANLITVAGANRVLSVDLHAGQIQGFFDIPTDNLYAAPVMSADILARFKGKNLMVVSPDVGGVVRARVLAKRLDNAPLAIVDKRRERAGESEVMNIIGEVEGRFCILVDDIVDSAGTLCNAAAALKEAGAEDVVAYVTHGVLSGGAVARVEGSELRELVITDSIGNHEVIKDAHGKIRHLQIAPLLGEAIKRIADETSVSSLFD